The Phycisphaerae bacterium genome includes a window with the following:
- a CDS encoding DUF2961 domain-containing protein yields the protein SVVSIPVIVEDADSYNCFWRMPFRKSCRVEITNLSEDKNIALLYYNIDWVKLDRLSEDTPYFYAQYKQEYPVEQGKDYVILETEGKGHYVGTVMAVRTRSPMWFGEGDEKIYIDDDAKPSIWGTGTEDYFLSAWGLQTTSTPFFGTPYFDQWGVIGGHTSAYRWHVNDPFVFQKKIKVTIEHFGWISPDENPENKTDSWNERQDDYSSVAFWYQTGRPTFTARAPGGKERKLPSLERIKVYATETDFQKNHGRGEIRTQPIGTYPKGHVFYRPESAEGAYVEFPFTVKEKEPLHLVLSMTRADDYGQYRATLNGVNIGGTMDFYNEKIDNWEYHLLDFWPDPGDYTLRLECVGRNRKSAGYGIGIESVQLRERRPRVKQWGFDKDKNWKEKPILYGD from the coding sequence GGTCGGTGGTCAGTATCCCGGTGATTGTCGAGGATGCCGACTCGTACAACTGCTTCTGGCGGATGCCCTTCCGGAAGTCCTGCCGGGTTGAGATCACCAACCTGAGCGAGGACAAGAACATCGCTCTGCTGTACTACAACATTGACTGGGTCAAGCTGGACAGGCTGTCTGAGGACACCCCCTACTTTTACGCCCAGTACAAGCAGGAGTATCCGGTGGAGCAGGGCAAGGATTACGTGATTCTGGAGACGGAGGGCAAGGGTCATTACGTTGGTACGGTGATGGCCGTTCGCACCCGCAGCCCGATGTGGTTTGGGGAGGGTGACGAGAAGATCTACATCGACGACGACGCCAAGCCGTCGATCTGGGGCACGGGTACCGAGGACTACTTCCTGTCGGCGTGGGGCCTGCAGACCACGAGTACGCCGTTTTTTGGCACCCCCTACTTCGATCAATGGGGAGTCATTGGCGGGCACACCTCGGCGTATCGCTGGCACGTCAATGACCCGTTTGTTTTCCAGAAGAAGATCAAGGTGACGATTGAGCATTTTGGCTGGATCTCGCCGGACGAGAATCCCGAGAACAAGACCGACAGCTGGAATGAGCGGCAGGACGACTACTCGAGCGTGGCCTTCTGGTATCAGACCGGCAGGCCGACGTTCACGGCCCGGGCGCCCGGTGGCAAGGAGCGAAAGCTGCCCAGCCTGGAGCGGATCAAGGTGTATGCGACCGAGACGGACTTTCAGAAGAACCACGGCCGGGGTGAGATCCGGACCCAGCCCATCGGCACCTACCCGAAGGGTCACGTGTTCTACCGGCCGGAGTCGGCCGAGGGCGCGTACGTCGAGTTTCCGTTCACGGTGAAGGAGAAGGAGCCGCTGCACCTGGTGCTGAGCATGACCCGGGCGGACGACTATGGGCAGTACCGGGCGACACTCAACGGGGTGAACATCGGCGGGACGATGGACTTCTACAATGAGAAGATCGACAACTGGGAGTATCACCTGCTGGACTTCTGGCCGGACCCGGGTGATTACACTTTGCGGCTCGAGTGTGTCGGGAGGAACCGCAAATCGGCGGGCTACGGTATCGGTATCGAGTCGGTGCAACTCCGCGAGCGGCGACCGCGGGTGAAGCAGTGGGGCTTCGACAAGGACAAGAACTGGAAGGAGAAGCCGATTCTATACGGCGATTGA
- a CDS encoding metal ABC transporter permease, with translation MLDLAFFAPVMTGGLLAGGSSGLLSVYIVGMRIPFLGVCVSHAALAGAVFGALAGFEGQMLLWPTLVGAMATAILLGLANPHRINMDANVVLGLLFSVTMGLAFLGIGMLAVIGKSDNDVRSLLWGSLNYCRWADVVLMLSASAAMVAFVFLFHKEMRAILFSRQDAAAAGIHATAVWTCFLVLTAVLMTVNFQTVGGLMIYSLITNPAAAAFQLVKGSGRAMALASLLGAVSGLGGFLLSAVTDLPSGAVIVLMSSLLVAVAVVWARWRGG, from the coding sequence GTGCTTGATCTGGCTTTCTTCGCTCCGGTCATGACCGGCGGCTTGCTGGCCGGCGGGTCCAGCGGGCTGCTCAGCGTCTACATCGTCGGGATGCGGATTCCGTTCCTCGGCGTGTGCGTATCGCACGCGGCTCTGGCCGGGGCAGTCTTCGGAGCTCTGGCCGGCTTCGAAGGTCAGATGCTGCTCTGGCCTACACTGGTCGGGGCAATGGCAACCGCCATCCTGCTCGGCTTGGCCAACCCGCACCGCATCAATATGGATGCCAACGTGGTCCTCGGCCTGCTCTTCTCCGTGACCATGGGGCTCGCGTTCCTCGGCATCGGTATGCTGGCCGTCATCGGCAAGAGCGACAACGACGTCCGCAGCCTGCTCTGGGGTAGCCTCAACTACTGCCGCTGGGCGGATGTGGTGCTGATGCTCTCCGCCTCGGCCGCTATGGTCGCATTCGTGTTCCTATTCCATAAGGAGATGCGGGCTATCCTCTTCTCACGCCAGGACGCGGCCGCCGCCGGTATCCACGCCACCGCCGTCTGGACCTGCTTCCTGGTTCTGACCGCCGTGCTCATGACCGTCAACTTCCAGACGGTGGGCGGCCTGATGATCTACAGCCTGATCACCAACCCCGCAGCGGCCGCGTTCCAGCTGGTCAAGGGCAGCGGCCGGGCCATGGCCCTCGCCTCCCTCCTCGGCGCCGTCAGCGGCTTGGGCGGGTTCCTCCTCTCGGCCGTCACCGATCTGCCCAGTGGGGCGGTGATCGTGCTCATGTCTTCCCTCCTGGTGGCCGTCGCCGTGGTGTGGGCACGGTGGAGAGGCGGCTGA
- a CDS encoding ABC transporter ATP-binding protein has translation MNKTAIHIHNLSVRAGRRSILSVGDLSIEQNEFVGILGANGSGKSTLLRTCNGMQHHATGQVTVLGLQLASMGFRRLAALRRAIGYVPQLLPARGEIPLTLREVIAIGRTGMAGLLHPLGREDWQLVDQWIDRLGLSSLAGQGYGTVSGGEQRKTLIAKAMVQEPRILLLDEPTANLDPGWRERIVNIVQSLHAAGSLTVVLVCHELEVLPPCCRRVVMLDQGMVVADGSPEHVLTVSRIESVYGPGLSVWHQGGRHLVVPAEVSRA, from the coding sequence TTGAACAAGACAGCCATCCATATCCACAACCTCTCTGTCCGGGCGGGACGCAGATCCATTCTCTCGGTAGGCGACCTCTCCATCGAGCAGAACGAGTTCGTCGGCATCCTCGGAGCCAACGGGTCAGGCAAGAGCACGCTGTTGAGGACCTGCAACGGCATGCAGCATCACGCCACCGGCCAGGTCACCGTCTTGGGGCTGCAGCTGGCCAGCATGGGCTTCCGTCGTCTGGCCGCCCTCCGACGTGCCATCGGATATGTCCCCCAGCTCCTGCCCGCCCGCGGCGAGATCCCCCTCACCCTGCGCGAGGTGATTGCCATCGGCCGGACCGGCATGGCCGGCCTCCTTCACCCACTGGGCCGTGAGGATTGGCAACTCGTCGATCAGTGGATCGATCGCCTCGGCCTGTCGTCGCTCGCCGGTCAGGGCTACGGAACGGTCTCCGGCGGCGAGCAGCGCAAGACCCTGATCGCCAAGGCAATGGTCCAGGAACCACGCATCCTGCTCCTCGATGAGCCGACCGCCAACCTCGATCCGGGCTGGCGGGAGCGCATCGTCAACATCGTCCAGTCACTGCACGCGGCCGGCTCCCTCACCGTCGTGCTGGTCTGCCATGAACTCGAAGTCCTGCCGCCATGCTGTCGCCGTGTGGTCATGCTCGACCAGGGCATGGTCGTCGCCGATGGCTCGCCCGAACACGTGCTCACCGTCTCGCGGATCGAATCCGTATACGGACCGGGTCTGTCGGTATGGCACCAGGGCGGCCGCCACCTCGTCGTGCCCGCGGAGGTCTCCCGTGCTTGA
- a CDS encoding zinc ABC transporter substrate-binding protein, which produces MTRCPVKQEIALMGVTLGTVLAVAMTACTRSSNAGKRPEASATPQVAASNSYIESAVLDLLGTTTPVLRLAEPGMCPGHFDIRPSQVNKLRNCRLLLRFDFQDSLDSKLAGLTDRGLTIRAIRVTGGLCEPSSYQIVCRQVAEALVTAGLIEKTDADSRLEQCVTRLNGMTAWCRQQIAEAGLAGKSVVCSVHQEAFCRWLGLEIPATFTGADSASIGEIQETIRQGKGAKVELVIANLPEGRRLADALGQRLGVGVIVFGNFPVPTDGQLSFDDLLTANVTQLVRAARH; this is translated from the coding sequence ATGACGAGGTGTCCGGTCAAGCAAGAAATTGCGCTGATGGGCGTGACCCTGGGCACGGTCTTGGCGGTCGCCATGACCGCCTGCACTCGATCCTCCAATGCCGGCAAGCGCCCGGAAGCCTCGGCGACACCTCAAGTGGCGGCCAGCAACTCGTACATCGAATCCGCGGTACTCGATCTGCTCGGGACCACAACACCGGTGCTCCGGCTGGCGGAGCCAGGTATGTGCCCCGGCCATTTCGATATCCGTCCCTCCCAAGTCAACAAACTGCGTAACTGCCGATTGCTGCTGCGGTTTGACTTCCAGGACTCACTGGACTCAAAGCTCGCCGGCCTGACCGATCGCGGTCTGACCATCAGGGCTATCCGCGTCACCGGCGGTCTGTGTGAACCGTCGAGCTACCAGATCGTCTGCCGACAGGTCGCCGAGGCACTCGTCACCGCCGGTCTGATCGAGAAGACAGATGCCGACTCCCGCCTGGAGCAGTGCGTCACTCGCCTCAATGGAATGACCGCCTGGTGCCGTCAACAGATCGCCGAGGCGGGCCTGGCCGGCAAGTCGGTGGTCTGCAGCGTTCATCAGGAGGCCTTCTGCCGCTGGCTGGGCCTCGAGATCCCTGCCACGTTCACCGGAGCCGACAGCGCCTCCATCGGTGAAATCCAGGAGACTATCCGGCAGGGCAAGGGCGCCAAGGTCGAACTGGTGATCGCCAACCTGCCAGAAGGACGACGCTTGGCCGACGCCCTCGGCCAGCGACTTGGGGTCGGCGTGATCGTGTTCGGCAACTTCCCTGTCCCGACCGACGGCCAGCTCTCCTTCGACGACCTGCTGACCGCCAACGTGACTCAACTCGTGAGGGCAGCCCGACATTGA
- a CDS encoding formylmethanofuran dehydrogenase subunit E family protein: MDFYLNQNPADPDWLARTAVFHGHLGPWLVTGALVGQDAIQRLNTPGHWKIDVTCWMPSDKHRTPFTCILDGLQASSGATLGKQNIHLACPPDLVAGGWPVVHVVRVKDGDRPAEGVAYRATDDLHRLLQAVRSEKLEEYSRALAREDVARLFDIRPMNQAELAGSPRS; this comes from the coding sequence CTCGCTCGTACCGCCGTCTTTCACGGCCATCTCGGGCCATGGCTGGTCACCGGGGCCCTCGTCGGCCAGGACGCGATCCAGCGGTTGAACACGCCCGGCCATTGGAAGATCGATGTGACCTGCTGGATGCCATCGGACAAACACCGCACCCCGTTCACCTGTATCCTGGACGGGCTGCAGGCATCCTCCGGCGCGACCCTCGGTAAACAGAACATCCACCTTGCATGCCCCCCTGACCTGGTCGCCGGCGGGTGGCCGGTCGTTCACGTGGTTCGAGTCAAGGACGGAGATCGGCCAGCCGAAGGAGTGGCCTATCGCGCGACGGACGACCTGCACCGCCTGCTCCAAGCAGTCCGATCGGAGAAACTGGAGGAGTACTCCAGAGCGCTTGCCCGTGAAGACGTGGCCCGGCTGTTCGACATCCGTCCGATGAACCAGGCGGAACTGGCCGGATCACCCCGCTCGTGA